The following proteins are co-located in the Pseudarthrobacter siccitolerans genome:
- a CDS encoding acyl-CoA thioesterase encodes MHLLLRTLLLLITSSRRPPLTVWGHSSLPLRVLPTDIDIALHVNNGMYLSLMDLGRFDLMVRSGVWKRMRRRGWSPVVAAETISFRKSLQLWQQYTIETRIIGLDAKAIYFEQRMVADGEVYARAHIATRLVHRGRPVSQEEILREFGQPPADLVLPEWVHEWRASSALPGSRTPAPHVWG; translated from the coding sequence ATGCACCTGCTGTTGAGAACCCTCCTGCTGCTCATCACCTCGTCCCGGAGGCCACCGCTGACTGTTTGGGGCCACTCGTCGCTGCCCCTTCGCGTGCTGCCCACGGACATCGATATCGCCTTGCACGTCAACAACGGGATGTACCTGTCCCTGATGGACCTGGGCCGGTTCGACCTGATGGTCCGTAGCGGTGTGTGGAAGCGGATGCGCCGCCGCGGCTGGAGTCCGGTGGTGGCCGCAGAGACCATCTCGTTCCGCAAATCCCTTCAGTTGTGGCAGCAGTACACCATTGAAACGCGGATCATTGGCCTGGATGCCAAGGCCATCTACTTCGAGCAGCGCATGGTGGCCGACGGCGAGGTGTACGCCCGTGCCCACATCGCCACCCGGCTGGTCCACAGGGGCCGGCCCGTCAGCCAGGAGGAGATCCTGCGGGAGTTCGGCCAGCCCCCGGCGGACTTGGTCCTTCCCGAATGGGTCCATGAGTGGCGGGCTTCCAGCGCCCTGCCGGGGAGCCGGACGCCGGCGCCGCACGTCTGGGGCTAA